The following DNA comes from Lynx canadensis isolate LIC74 chromosome B1, mLynCan4.pri.v2, whole genome shotgun sequence.
ACAGGCCTCAAATGGGATCTCGGGCCAGAAAACGTGACGGGAGGGTGCCTCGGGCTCCCGGTGGGGAAGGGGCTGCTcatggtttttttccttcctgcggGTTTGCCCGCCGCTCCAGCAGAACTGCTAGCAGAGTTCGCCAACTACTTCCACTACGGCTACCACGAGTGCATGAAGAACCTGGTGCATTATCTCACCACCGTGGAAAGGATGGAGACCAAGGACACCAAGTACGCGCGCATCCTCGCCTTCCTGCAGTCCAAGGCCCGCTTGGGCGCCGAGCCCGCCTTCCAGCCGCTGGGTTCGCTCCCGGAGCCGGAATTCTCCTATCAGCTGCACCCAGCGGGGGCCGAGCTCACGGGCCACAGCCCCGGGGAGGCCTCCGTTTTCCCGCAGGGCGCCGCCCCCGGGCCCTTTCCCTGGCCGCACGGCGCGGCCCGCAGCCCGGCGCTGCCCTACCTGCCCGGCGCGCCGGTGGCGCTCCCGAGCCCCGCGCAGCAGCACAGCCCCTTCCTGACGCCCGTGCAGGGGCTGGACCGGCACTACCTCAACCTGATCGGCCACGCCCACCCCAACGCCCTCAACCTGCACCCGCCCCAGCACCCCCCGGTGCTCTGACGCCGCCTCGCCCGCCAGGGTTCTCCGCGCGCGCCCTGCGCGACGTAGGAAAAACACCGTACGTTGTACAGATGTAAATAGTGTGCCAACAAGAAAGCTGGGTGGGGGAAGGTCAAGAGCAAATTAGTCTCCTGAAGGATCTCCCCCTGGCAATAAACGTTTTCTGATAAAGACCCAAGAGATGGATTTCTTTGTTACCTTCTGCTCCTCCACAACCACCCTCGGAGGTGCCCGAGGGCGAGCGCCTGAGAGAGCCCAGGTGACGGTCATCAGTACTTGGGGGCGGGAGGCGCTGCGAggtccggggcggggggggggggagcctaaACGGAGCGTCGCTTCGGGGCGGGAATTCggggctccctcccctcacccGACTGGAGCGCGTCTTGGGCATTTGCCTCAAGGCAAGGGCGCACGCGAAAAACTGGGGCCCCGGCTCTCAGAACAGGCAAATCAAGGACCCGCCCCAAGCCGGCCCCGGCGGACTGTCGCCAGCTCGGACCTGGGCGCCCTTCCTACCCCGAGACGAGGCCGGGGGTCGCGCGCGCACCACGCGCCGGCGGGACCCGAGAGCCGCGCAGCTCGGGCCCGCGGGACGCGTGACTGGGTTTACAGCCTCCACACGTCTCCGTAAGACACGGAGCGAGGAAGTAACTTCTGAGTTCTGGCTCAGAAACAACGTCCGACGAAGTCTGTTATTTTAGGATGACAACTTCTCCGCGCGCGGGAGGGCTCGGGGAGGCTGGCCTTGCCTTTTGCGCACAGATCGGCTCAGCTTCGGAGACGCTAGGCGGCCGCCTGAGGAGCCGGCGACCTGCGGGTCCGGAGACGCGCTCCCCAGGGGAGTGTTCCCTCTGCGGCTCCGCCCTCCACCGGCGAGGGGTCGAGTCGCAGGACTCTCCATCCAGGCTCTCAGGCCTGGTGAGAAAAGGCTTCCCTCTCCCCGGGGGAGGGAAGGTGGATTTGAACCTTCTGCTCAACCCAGAACGTAGCGAGGCAAGTTTTCAGGGTCCAGGGGAGACTTGGTTAGTGATCTTTAGGAGATTGGGGTTTTCAATGCCAGTTGGATCTACGCCTTACCCACAACACAGCGATACatttaaaacagcaaacaaaaattttgtttttctaagaccCCAACGGCAAACTGAGACTTCTGTTGTTTTATGGAAACAGGTAAAATGAACAAGGGATCCAACTGGCTAAAGTTGTGTTTGTGGGGCTTTACATTTTTCCCcttcgtttttttttct
Coding sequences within:
- the HELT gene encoding hairy and enhancer of split-related protein HELT isoform X2, whose amino-acid sequence is MSDKLKERKRTPVSHKVIEKRRRDRINRCLNELGKTVPMALAKQSSGKLEKAEILEMTVQYLRALHSADFPRGREKELLAEFANYFHYGYHECMKNLVHYLTTVERMETKDTKYARILAFLQSKARLGAEPAFQPLGSLPEPEFSYQLHPAGAELTGHSPGEASVFPQGAAPGPFPWPHGAARSPALPYLPGAPVALPSPAQQHSPFLTPVQGLDRHYLNLIGHAHPNALNLHPPQHPPVL
- the HELT gene encoding hairy and enhancer of split-related protein HELT isoform X1 yields the protein MSDKLKERKRTPVSHKVIEKRRRDRINRCLNELGKTVPMALAKQSSGKLEKAEILEMTVQYLRALHSADFPRGREKAELLAEFANYFHYGYHECMKNLVHYLTTVERMETKDTKYARILAFLQSKARLGAEPAFQPLGSLPEPEFSYQLHPAGAELTGHSPGEASVFPQGAAPGPFPWPHGAARSPALPYLPGAPVALPSPAQQHSPFLTPVQGLDRHYLNLIGHAHPNALNLHPPQHPPVL